Proteins found in one Amycolatopsis aidingensis genomic segment:
- a CDS encoding cytochrome P450 has translation MAVPALATGGLPLVGHLLPLRRERRLAFLDSLRRHGSVVRIKLGPRTIYLVTEAEMAREVLVVQAGSFDKGEGGAQLRVLVGNGVLTSERETHRRQRRLLQPHFHRNRMAGYAEAMRQEIEQLSTTWRDGQRLDVRTEMHGLLLGITIRALLPSSIGTLHGDFRRDFPLALREVQRRMFNPVRALTSRLPTPRNQRHARLLAGLHQAAAHAIATHHKAEAKDTDLLTTLTGARDPDTGEPLSDTEIRDQVMTMLATGGETSTSALSWAFHELGRHPDLEERLHTEVDQVLGGRAARYEDLPRLELTGRIISEVLRCYPPAWMISRRALADVDLGGYHVPAGSPVLVIPYIVHRDPAVFPDPHRFDPDRWLPDRPTRIPHDAVIPFGAGVRKCIADHFAVIETTLTLATLAGRWRLRPLPDHPVRPVTATTLVPEGLVMRAERRGGW, from the coding sequence ATGGCGGTTCCGGCGCTGGCCACGGGTGGACTGCCGCTAGTCGGTCATCTGCTGCCCCTGCGCCGTGAGCGTCGGCTGGCGTTCCTGGACTCGTTGCGGCGGCATGGCAGCGTCGTGCGGATCAAACTCGGCCCGCGCACCATCTACCTGGTGACCGAGGCCGAGATGGCACGCGAGGTGCTGGTCGTGCAGGCCGGCAGCTTCGACAAGGGCGAGGGCGGAGCCCAGCTGCGGGTGCTGGTCGGCAACGGCGTGCTCACCTCGGAGCGGGAGACCCACCGCAGGCAACGCCGGCTGTTGCAGCCGCACTTCCATCGCAACCGGATGGCGGGCTACGCCGAGGCCATGCGGCAGGAGATCGAGCAGCTGTCGACCACCTGGCGCGACGGTCAGCGTCTCGATGTCCGCACCGAGATGCACGGTCTGTTGCTCGGCATCACCATCCGGGCGCTGCTGCCCTCCTCCATCGGCACGCTGCACGGCGACTTCCGCCGCGACTTCCCGCTGGCACTGCGCGAGGTGCAGCGCCGGATGTTCAACCCGGTACGGGCCCTGACCAGCAGGCTGCCGACCCCGCGCAACCAGCGCCACGCCCGGCTGCTGGCCGGGCTGCACCAGGCCGCGGCGCATGCCATCGCGACCCACCACAAGGCGGAGGCCAAGGACACCGACCTACTGACCACGCTCACCGGGGCCCGCGACCCGGACACCGGCGAGCCCCTGTCCGACACCGAGATCCGCGACCAGGTCATGACCATGCTCGCCACCGGAGGGGAGACGTCCACCAGCGCGCTGTCCTGGGCGTTCCACGAACTCGGCCGCCACCCGGACCTCGAAGAACGGCTGCACACGGAGGTCGACCAGGTACTCGGCGGCCGCGCGGCCCGCTACGAGGACCTGCCCCGCCTGGAGCTCACCGGCCGGATCATCTCCGAGGTACTCCGGTGCTACCCACCCGCGTGGATGATCAGCCGCCGCGCGCTCGCCGATGTCGATCTCGGCGGCTACCACGTCCCCGCGGGCAGCCCGGTGCTGGTGATCCCGTATATCGTGCACCGCGACCCGGCGGTGTTCCCGGACCCGCATCGGTTCGACCCCGACCGCTGGCTGCCGGACCGGCCCACCCGGATCCCGCACGATGCGGTCATCCCGTTCGGCGCCGGCGTGCGTAAGTGCATCGCCGACCACTTCGCGGTCATCGAGACCACCCTGACCCTTGCCACGCTGGCCGGCAGGTGGCGGCTGCGTCCGCTGCCCGACCACCCGGTGCGCCCCGTGACCGCCACGACCCTGGTGCCGGAGGGTCTGGTCATGCGCGCCGAACGTCGAGGTGGCTGGTGA
- the helR gene encoding RNA polymerase recycling motor ATPase HelR, which translates to MSAQGYEEELRSERSHVAGLYARLDAERTRVRGAYEAALRGNGETPMERDVEVRALSSEAKRLDVADAGLCFGRLDTESGGQLYIGRIGLFDEENAYDPVLLDWRAPAARAFYVATGANPENMRRRRQFHTRGRQVLDFTDEVFGRPGEDERGDTALLAAVNAPRGAGMRDIVATIQAEQDEIIRLDHPGVLVIEGGPGTGKTVVALHRVAYLLYTQRERMERHGVLVVGPNPAFLDHIGRVLPSLGESDVVFMTPGDLLPGMRVTAEDTPEAARLKGSLRILDVLAAAVADRQRLPEQPVPITLGDVTVRIDAETAEWAIEEARASGRPHNEARAVFTEIVTYVLTERAIARIGRGWLTREDRKAWEELRTDLLKQLAEDERFTAAVDELWPVLTPETLLAELYSSPERLRAAGADQALWRAQGDAWTVPDVPLLDELVDLLGRDKAVDKAAERVAERQRRAEAEYAADVMDAMKLDREEMDEDVMLAAENLLYAEDLADRFVERDTRDLAERAAADRDWTYRHIVVDEAQELSEMDWRVLMRRCPGRSFTVVGDLAQRRSAAGATSWDAMLEPYVPGRWVYRSLSVNYRTPAEIMAVAAALLAEFAPGLQPPESVRSCGVEPWSRRVTEEELRPAIEEFVQEEAGREGTSVVIGPPGVPGAVRPAETKGLEFDAVLVVEPMRILADGPRGAAELYVALTRATQRLGVLHQGRLPRALAGLGAPAGARPA; encoded by the coding sequence GTGTCGGCTCAGGGGTACGAAGAGGAGCTGCGGTCGGAGCGGAGTCATGTCGCCGGGCTGTACGCGCGGCTCGACGCCGAGCGCACGCGAGTGCGGGGCGCGTACGAGGCGGCGTTGCGGGGAAACGGCGAGACACCCATGGAACGGGATGTCGAGGTGCGCGCGCTGTCCAGCGAGGCGAAACGGCTGGACGTGGCGGACGCCGGGCTGTGTTTCGGCCGGTTGGACACCGAGTCGGGCGGACAGCTGTACATCGGCCGGATCGGCCTTTTCGACGAGGAGAACGCGTACGATCCGGTACTGCTCGATTGGCGGGCGCCTGCGGCGCGCGCGTTCTATGTCGCCACCGGCGCGAACCCGGAGAACATGCGCAGGCGCCGCCAGTTCCACACCCGGGGGCGTCAGGTGCTCGATTTCACCGACGAGGTGTTCGGCCGTCCCGGCGAGGATGAGCGCGGAGACACGGCGCTGCTCGCGGCGGTCAACGCGCCGCGCGGTGCGGGCATGCGCGATATCGTGGCGACGATCCAGGCCGAGCAGGACGAGATCATCCGGCTCGACCACCCTGGCGTGCTGGTGATCGAGGGCGGTCCGGGCACCGGGAAGACCGTGGTGGCGCTGCACAGGGTGGCGTACCTGCTCTACACCCAGCGGGAGCGGATGGAACGGCACGGTGTGCTCGTGGTCGGGCCCAACCCGGCGTTCCTGGACCACATCGGCCGCGTTCTGCCGTCGTTGGGTGAGTCCGATGTGGTCTTCATGACCCCCGGCGACCTGCTGCCCGGTATGCGGGTCACCGCCGAGGACACCCCGGAGGCCGCCCGGCTCAAGGGTTCGCTGCGGATCCTGGACGTGCTCGCGGCGGCGGTCGCCGATCGGCAGCGGCTGCCGGAGCAACCGGTACCGATCACGCTGGGCGACGTCACGGTGCGGATCGACGCCGAGACCGCGGAGTGGGCCATCGAGGAGGCCAGGGCGAGCGGGCGGCCGCACAACGAGGCCCGCGCGGTCTTCACCGAGATCGTCACGTACGTGCTCACCGAGCGGGCGATAGCCCGGATCGGCCGCGGCTGGCTGACGCGGGAGGACCGCAAGGCATGGGAGGAGCTGCGCACGGACCTGCTCAAGCAGCTCGCGGAGGACGAGCGGTTCACCGCCGCTGTCGACGAGCTGTGGCCGGTGCTGACCCCGGAAACCCTGCTGGCCGAGCTGTACTCCTCCCCCGAACGCCTGCGGGCGGCTGGCGCCGACCAGGCGCTGTGGCGCGCCCAGGGCGATGCCTGGACGGTGCCGGACGTGCCGTTGCTGGACGAGCTGGTCGACCTGCTGGGTCGTGACAAGGCGGTGGACAAGGCCGCCGAGCGGGTGGCCGAGCGGCAGCGGAGAGCCGAGGCCGAGTACGCGGCCGACGTCATGGACGCCATGAAGCTGGACCGCGAGGAGATGGACGAGGACGTCATGCTGGCGGCCGAGAACCTGCTCTACGCCGAGGACCTTGCGGACCGCTTCGTCGAGCGGGACACCCGGGACCTCGCCGAACGGGCCGCCGCGGACCGGGACTGGACCTACCGCCACATCGTGGTGGACGAGGCCCAGGAACTGTCCGAGATGGACTGGCGGGTGCTGATGCGGCGCTGCCCCGGCCGGTCCTTCACGGTGGTCGGGGATCTGGCCCAGCGCCGGTCGGCGGCCGGTGCGACGTCCTGGGACGCGATGCTGGAGCCGTATGTGCCGGGACGCTGGGTCTACCGGTCGCTGTCGGTGAACTACCGCACCCCGGCGGAGATCATGGCCGTCGCCGCGGCCCTGCTCGCGGAGTTCGCGCCGGGGCTCCAGCCACCGGAGTCGGTCCGTTCGTGCGGGGTGGAGCCCTGGTCCAGGCGGGTCACCGAGGAGGAGCTGCGCCCCGCCATCGAGGAGTTCGTGCAAGAGGAGGCTGGCCGCGAGGGCACCAGCGTGGTGATCGGGCCGCCGGGTGTGCCGGGCGCGGTCCGGCCCGCGGAGACGAAGGGGCTGGAGTTCGACGCCGTTCTGGTGGTGGAACCGATGCGGATCCTGGCCGACGGCCCACGCGGCGCGGCCGAGCTCTACGTCGCCCTCACCCGCGCCACCCAGCGCCTCGGCGTCCTGCACCAGGGCCGGCTGCCGCGGGCCCTGGCCGGACTCGGCGCCCCAGCCGGTGCCCGGCCGGCGTAG
- a CDS encoding terpene synthase family protein translates to MTTDPCGKITAHSSKENDMPVVDLPVFDIPFPARSSPEVARARTANVARMKSHGMLGTPEAEHWYLSWDLGQGAGYAYPMAVGEDLDLAVDQFAFFFVFDDQFDGPLGRDPARVATFVDDLIAVLYRPAGRPSPRGSSPLVTFFADMWERSQQGMPAAWITRAAHNFEYYLAAHAAEAMDRVNAHVPSWEHFLHVRRGAGATRLMVDYGERFGHFTVPLALFHTPQYRMMRQVGIDVPLLCNDVHSVYKEAPRGDVDNAVLVVEREHGCTRDEALRAVRDMVIHDHIPRFQRLEQELPRICATLRLDDEQCTAVDKSVAAIKMWIAGYHQWEIETDRYTPEGTIPADRPNYVEDLVITGNGSHRPESRQRHPQ, encoded by the coding sequence ATGACCACTGATCCCTGCGGAAAGATCACCGCCCACTCGTCCAAGGAGAATGACATGCCCGTCGTGGACCTGCCCGTGTTCGATATCCCGTTTCCCGCGCGGTCCAGCCCCGAGGTAGCGCGAGCGCGGACCGCCAACGTCGCCCGGATGAAGTCCCATGGCATGCTCGGCACCCCCGAGGCCGAGCACTGGTACCTGTCCTGGGACCTGGGCCAGGGCGCCGGATACGCGTACCCGATGGCGGTAGGCGAAGACCTGGACCTGGCGGTGGACCAGTTTGCGTTCTTCTTTGTCTTCGATGACCAGTTCGACGGCCCGCTGGGACGCGATCCGGCGCGCGTGGCCACGTTCGTCGACGACCTGATCGCGGTGCTGTACCGCCCGGCCGGACGGCCGTCGCCGCGCGGTTCCTCTCCGCTCGTGACCTTCTTCGCTGACATGTGGGAACGCAGCCAGCAAGGTATGCCCGCCGCATGGATCACGCGCGCCGCCCACAACTTCGAGTACTACCTGGCCGCCCACGCCGCCGAGGCCATGGACCGCGTCAACGCCCATGTCCCGTCGTGGGAGCACTTCCTCCACGTGCGGCGCGGCGCAGGCGCTACCAGATTGATGGTCGACTACGGCGAGCGATTCGGCCACTTCACCGTCCCACTCGCTCTCTTCCACACCCCCCAGTACCGCATGATGCGCCAAGTCGGCATCGACGTGCCCCTCCTGTGCAACGACGTGCACTCCGTCTACAAAGAGGCCCCCCGCGGCGATGTCGACAACGCCGTGCTGGTCGTCGAACGTGAACACGGCTGCACCCGCGATGAAGCCCTGCGAGCGGTGCGCGACATGGTCATCCACGACCACATCCCCCGCTTCCAACGCCTGGAGCAGGAACTGCCGCGAATCTGCGCCACACTGCGACTCGACGACGAGCAATGCACCGCGGTCGACAAGTCCGTAGCCGCCATCAAAATGTGGATCGCCGGTTACCACCAGTGGGAGATCGAGACCGACCGCTACACGCCCGAGGGCACCATCCCAGCAGACCGGCCCAACTACGTGGAAGACCTGGTCATCACGGGCAACGGATCTCACCGTCCGGAAAGCAGACAGCGCCACCCGCAATGA
- a CDS encoding polyprenyl synthetase family protein — protein MASPSLTDTTAAPAVLQQARSLTVPALRQAIATLHPRLAQVAGYHCGLTDQHGRPAPARVGKMLRPALVFLSARSTGVPAERLASEGVVAGAVAVQLVHEFSLLHDDIMDRDRTRRGRPTAWAVHGVDTALLAGDALLALAVSTLAEHPQAEAVLAEAVVGLCAGQADDLAFETRTTVTVADWERMAIGKTGGLICAACQLGALLTEADSRAIAVLGTAGTQLGLAFQAMDDWLGIWGDPKVTGKPAGADVAARKRSLPIVVTLTDADPAAQRLAAILATDGELTTDDLAAATTALERTNAGQTTSRHARQHTDRARDAIAALTIPSDVRREWDHLISFLITRAT, from the coding sequence ATGGCTAGCCCGTCCCTTACCGACACAACGGCCGCTCCCGCAGTTCTGCAGCAGGCACGCAGCCTGACGGTGCCCGCCTTGCGGCAGGCGATCGCCACCCTGCACCCCAGGCTCGCGCAGGTAGCCGGCTACCACTGCGGCCTCACCGACCAGCACGGCCGGCCGGCCCCTGCCAGGGTCGGGAAGATGCTCCGCCCCGCCCTGGTGTTCCTGTCCGCCCGCAGTACGGGCGTGCCTGCGGAGCGCCTGGCCTCGGAGGGTGTTGTCGCAGGGGCGGTGGCGGTGCAGCTGGTACACGAGTTCTCCCTGCTGCACGACGACATCATGGACCGCGACCGGACACGACGGGGGCGCCCCACGGCCTGGGCCGTCCACGGCGTCGACACCGCGCTGCTGGCCGGGGACGCGCTACTCGCCCTGGCGGTCTCCACACTCGCCGAGCACCCCCAGGCCGAGGCGGTCCTGGCCGAGGCGGTGGTGGGGTTGTGCGCGGGACAGGCCGACGACCTGGCGTTCGAAACCCGCACGACGGTGACGGTCGCCGACTGGGAGCGCATGGCGATCGGCAAGACTGGCGGCCTGATCTGCGCGGCCTGTCAGCTCGGCGCGCTGCTCACCGAAGCGGATTCCCGAGCCATCGCCGTGCTGGGCACAGCCGGCACTCAGCTTGGTCTGGCGTTCCAAGCCATGGACGACTGGCTGGGGATCTGGGGCGACCCGAAGGTCACCGGGAAACCCGCCGGTGCCGATGTCGCCGCCCGCAAACGCTCCCTGCCGATCGTCGTCACACTCACCGATGCCGACCCGGCCGCGCAACGGCTCGCTGCGATCCTCGCCACCGACGGCGAGCTCACCACCGACGACCTCGCGGCGGCCACCACGGCGCTGGAACGGACCAACGCCGGCCAGACCACCAGCCGCCACGCCCGCCAGCACACCGACCGCGCCCGCGATGCCATCGCGGCGCTCACCATCCCGTCCGACGTACGGCGGGAGTGGGACCACCTGATCAGTTTCCTCATCACCCGCGCCACCTAG
- the ispG gene encoding flavodoxin-dependent (E)-4-hydroxy-3-methylbut-2-enyl-diphosphate synthase has product MVPVTGLPLPAVRRVCRQVGVGTVLVGGGAPVSVQSMTTTLTADVDATLQQIAELTAAGCDIVRVAVPSQDDADALPAIASKSTIPVVADIHFQPRYVFAAIKAGCAGVRVNPGNIKRFDDRVGEIAHAARDAGVPIRIGVNAGSLDPKILDKHGGRAGAEALVESALWETSLFADHGFHDLKISVKHHDPVVMIDAYRQLAQQCDYPLHLGVTEAGPPPQGVIKTATAFGALLSEGIGDTIRVSLTADPIEEVRAGEAILQALGLRPRTLDIVSCPSCGRAQVDVYKMTAEVQAALDGLEVPIRVAVMGCVVNGPGEARDADLGVASGNGKGQIFVRGQVVDTVPEHEIPETLIAHAVRLAESDHR; this is encoded by the coding sequence ATGGTCCCAGTCACGGGATTGCCGCTACCGGCGGTTCGTCGGGTCTGCCGTCAGGTGGGTGTCGGCACGGTGCTGGTGGGGGGTGGTGCACCGGTTTCGGTGCAGTCGATGACCACAACCTTGACCGCGGATGTGGATGCCACATTGCAGCAGATCGCCGAGCTCACTGCGGCTGGATGTGACATTGTGCGGGTGGCGGTGCCCTCCCAGGATGATGCGGATGCGTTGCCAGCGATCGCGTCGAAGTCGACGATTCCGGTTGTCGCGGATATTCATTTCCAGCCGAGGTATGTGTTCGCGGCGATCAAGGCCGGATGTGCTGGGGTACGGGTGAATCCGGGGAATATCAAGCGTTTCGACGATCGGGTCGGCGAGATCGCCCACGCCGCGCGGGATGCGGGGGTGCCGATCCGGATTGGTGTGAACGCGGGCAGCCTGGACCCGAAAATCCTCGACAAACATGGCGGGCGGGCAGGTGCGGAGGCTTTGGTGGAATCGGCGTTGTGGGAGACGTCGTTGTTCGCCGATCACGGTTTCCACGATCTAAAGATCAGCGTGAAGCATCATGACCCGGTAGTGATGATCGACGCCTACCGGCAACTCGCGCAGCAATGCGATTATCCGTTGCATTTGGGTGTGACCGAAGCCGGGCCACCCCCGCAAGGGGTGATCAAGACAGCGACCGCTTTCGGCGCGCTGTTGTCGGAGGGGATCGGGGACACGATCCGGGTGTCGTTGACCGCGGACCCGATTGAGGAGGTCCGGGCCGGGGAGGCGATCTTGCAGGCACTGGGACTGCGGCCCCGCACGTTGGACATTGTCTCGTGTCCGTCGTGTGGGCGGGCGCAGGTGGATGTGTACAAGATGACCGCCGAGGTCCAGGCCGCGCTGGACGGTTTGGAGGTGCCGATCCGGGTGGCGGTGATGGGGTGCGTGGTCAACGGCCCGGGCGAGGCCCGGGACGCGGATCTGGGGGTGGCCTCGGGCAACGGCAAGGGCCAGATCTTCGTACGCGGCCAGGTGGTGGACACCGTGCCCGAGCACGAGATCCCCGAAACGCTGATCGCGCACGCGGTACGGCTCGCCGAAAGCGATCACCGATGA